The DNA region TGTAAATGAAGACGATGCTGTACGCTCAAAAACGTATCCCGTAGTAAAAGATTTCATCATAAAACCTTTTTCTAAGGTGCAAATAAAGGAGATACTTACCACTGGGATTGGTGTGAATTAATACCGCCGCTACAGAAGAAATACACATTTATGCATTTACCCAGCTCCGTGCTCAGGTTATCTTTGTGCAATTAACATTTTACTGTAGGTTTGTTTCTTTTGTTAAAACCAGATCACAAAATGAAGTTTATTGTTTCGTCTTCATCCTTGCTCAAACATTTGCAGCAGATAAACGGGGTGATCAATGCCAATACGGTATTACCCATTTTGGAAGACTTTCTATTTGAAATTGAAGACCGCAAACTGACCATTGTAGCCACCGATCTTGAGACCGTAATGAGCGTTCAGATGGATGTGGAAAGCAAATCAAACGGGCGTGTTTGTATCCCGGCTAAGATCCTGATCGACTCTCTTAAGAATATAGCAGACCAACCACTTACTTTTAATATCGATAAGAACTTTGCTGTAGAACTGACCAGCGATAATGGTAAGTATAAGGTGATGGGAGAGAACCCAGACAACTTCCCTAAGGCTCCTACTGCTGATGATACTACCCCTTTTACCATGCCTAGTGGCGCTTTGGTAACGGCTATCAATAAAACATTGTTTGCAGTAAGCAACGATGACCTTCGCCCTGCTATGACGGGTGTATTCTTCGAACTTTCTAAAGACTATATACAGTTTGTAGCTACCGATGCTCATCGCCTGGTTCGCTACAAGCGGCTTGATGTAAAATGTCCGAAGAACGAGAATTTCATTGTGCCTAAGAAGCCGCTGAACCTGCTAAAAAATGCACTGCCTGACAACGACGATGAACTTACTGTTAGCTATAACAGCAACCATTTATTTGTTTCGCATGGCACTACACAGCTAATCTGCCGACTGATAGATGCACGTTTCCCTGATTATAAGGTGGTAATACCTACAGACAATCCATACAAACTGGTTGTTGGTAAAGGTGATTTCCAGAGTGCGCTGCGCCGCGTAAGTGTTTTCAGTAACAAAAGCACCAACCAGGTTGCTCTTACTATAAGTGGTAGCGAACTACAAATGGCTGCCCAGGATGTAGATTTTTCTTTTGAAGGAAATGAAAGAATGAATTGCCAGTACGATGGCGAAGATCTACAGATTGCTTTCAATGCGCGTTTCTTAATTGAGATGCTGAACGCAGCTGAAACAGATGAAGTAAAAGTGGAACTGGCTACTTCTACCAAAGCAGGTATCATCAAACCAACATCAAGCGAGGATAACGAAGACCTGCTGATGCTGGTAATGCCACTCATGCTCAACAACTAATACGCTACTAACCATTCTTTATATAAATCCTCCTGCTTCAGGAGGATTTTTTTATTTTTAATAGGCTGGTCTTTGAAGGAATTGTTGTGTTGCCAGCCACGGATCGACTATCAGCTACTGTTGCGTCGCACTCTTGTACAGCATCTCGTGGCGCAGCGCTTCGGAAGCTAAGTACATTCAGCTTAAATAATCTCTTGCCATATGTTCGAAAATATAATTGATCATTTTCAAACGCTGGAGCAACGGCCGCTAGAGCGAATGGCTTTTATAGTTGGCGGCCTGCTTATCTTCTGGATCATTGAAGGAGCCATCCCGCTGGTAAAACTCCAATACAAGCGAAACAAGTGGAAGCATGCAAGTATCAACTTCGGCTTTACGGTTATTCATCTTGTTATTCATACTTTTCTTGCTATCATCATTGTCTTAATGAGCGACTGGTGCAAGGCTAATGGTTTTGGCCTTGTGTACTGGACAAATGCTTCTGTGTTAGGAGCCATACTGATTTCTTTCCTTGTACTGGATCTTTTTGGTGGCTGGCTGGTACACATCACCCAGCATAAGATTTTTCACCTATGGCGGTTCCATGTTGTGCACCATGCCGATAATAATGTAGATGTCACTACAGGCTTACGCCATCACCCGATAGAAAGTGTGCTGAGAGGCATATTCTTCTTTATGGGCATCCTTGTCTCCGGCGCGCCTATGTATGCTGTCATGATCTTCCAGACGTTGCTGGTGCTGGCTACCGCATTTACACATGCTAATATCAGGTTGCCGCGATGGATCGACAATAGCCTGAGCTACGTATTTGTTTCTCCGAATATGCACAAGGTGCACCATCACTACATGCAGCCGTATACCGATAGTAATTATGGCGCGGTTCTTTCCATCTGGGACCGCTTGTTTGGCACCTACCGAAAACTGGATCCCAAGGATATAAAGTATGGCCTTGACAGGTACTATCCTAATGAGAAAGATGAGGATTTTAAGATGTTGCTTTTCCACCCGTTTAAGAACCAGGATTTGAAGGATTAGGTTCATTTCGGGAAAATCTATTTCAGCATCCACCTCGAAGTTTATGCTTTATCACTTGAAGTTTTACATCATTTACAGAGGTTGATTGTCCTTGTCATAACTTCATCCTTTACTCAAACTTATATTCACACATGAATCGTGGTTCCACCATCGCCGTTATTCCTGCCCGTTATGCAGCTACACGTTTCCCTGCCAAGCTAATGCAGCAGTTGGGAAATAAATCTGTGATCAGGCATACGTACGACAATACAAAAGCAACAGGATTATTTGATGAAGTATTTGTAGCTACCGATAGCGACATCATTTACAATGAGATTACCAGCAATGGTGGTAAGGCAGTAATGAGTATAAAGCAACACGAAAGTGGCAGCGACCGGATAGCAGAAGCAGTAGCCGACATGGATGTAGACATAGTAGTGAATGTTCAGGGAGATGAGCCTTTTGTTCAGAAGGAGCCACTGCAGAAACTGTTAGAGGTCTTTGAGGGTGAAGAGGGGCAGGATGTTCAGGTAGCATCGCTGATGCAGGTGCTTACGGAGCAGAAATTAATCAATGATCCTAACTATGTAAAAGTGGCTGTAGATAACAAGATGAATGCGCTGTTCTTTAGCCGATCAGTTATTCCATATTCGCGCAGCAGCGAGGGCAGTATTATCTACTATGAACACATTGGTGTGTATGCTTTCAGGAAACAGGCGTTGCTCAATTTTACCAACTGGCCAATGACACCATTGGAAAGCGCTGAAAAGATAGAATGCCTGCGGTACCTGGAAAATGGCGTCAGGATGAAAATGATAGTAACAGAGTATATGGGAGTAGAAATAGATACACCGGAAGACCTGGAAAGAGCTGCTAAATTGCTTTAGTTCTGAAGCCTGTCCAGTATGCCGTTGATCCTTTCGTAAACCAATGTTAGTTCTTCGTCGTATTTATTAGAATTCTCTTTAAAAGCTTTATACAGCAGTTTAGCCTGTTGCACTCTTAGGTCTGCATATTCAGAAAGCAATTCACGCTTTTGATTAAGTTCTTTGTCTAGCTTGTAATTCTTGGTTGTAGCTACTTGTTTTTGAAAGCTTTGCCATTCAGGTAAAGTGCTGTCAGCTAAAATGCCTGCGGCCTGGTCCATATTCTGAACATACTGCAGCCTGCTCATTTGCTGTACAGCCTGCTCCTCCACCTTGTTCATCTGAACAAGGGTCTGTTCAAAAAGAGGTGTATCGTCGCGACGCGGCCTCAACAATAAAAATGCTGCAATAGAAGCTACCCCGGCTATACCGATAAATACTTTTTTATTCTTACTAACTATATCGCGGGTATCGTTCCAAAGTTTGATAGGATGTGGAAGTTTCCACACATTGTCGTTCATATAGGGTCCTTTCTAAAGGAGAGACCAAAAGTCGGCCATTTCCACCGCAACAATAGTATAATTTCGCATCTGTAAAAAATATAAACGATGAGTAGTTTTCGCAATTTCAAAATGATTGGTTATGTGGTTTTTGGAAGAGGAAGTTTTAACCAATTGAATGATATATTGAAACCGCATAGGAAGGATAACAGACCAATGGTTTTCCTTGTAGACAACTACTTCGAAAATGGTGCTAATGGCCTTGTAAAAAGGATCCCTGTACAGGAAAATGACAAGGTGATTTTTGCAGATGTAACGTACGAGCCTAAGACAACTTATGTAGATAGTATTGCACAACAATTAAAAGATGAATATGGAACTGTAAGCGGTGTAATAGGCATTGGTGGCGGTTCTACTCTTGATCTTGCTAAGGCTGTAAGCCTCATGATGACCAACCCCGGATCATCTGCCGATTACCAGGGTTGGGACCTGGTACAGAAAGCTGGTGTTTATAAAGCAGGTATTCCTACACTAAGCGGTACCGGTGCTGAAGTAAGCCGCACCACTGTGCTTACAGGCCCTACGCGTAAGCTCGGCATGAACAGCGATTTCACTCCATTCGACCAAATAGTTTTAGATCCTGAATTGATAGCTAATGCACCGGTAAACCAACGCTTTTATACAGGCATGGACTGCTATATACACTGCATTGAAAGCTTGCAGGGAACATACCTGAACGAGTTCAGCAAAAGCTATGGCGAAAAAGCACTGGAACTATGCAGGAAAGTATTTTTAGAAAAAGATACATGGGATGAAGAAAGCGATGACAAGCTAATGATGGCAAGTTATGCCGGCGGTATGAGCATAGCTTATAGCCAGGTAGGTGTAGCACATGCTGTCAGCTATGGCCTTAGCTACTTGCTTGGTACCAAGCATGGCATTGGAAACTGTATCGTCATGAACCAACTGGAAGAATACTACCCGGAAGGAGTAGCGGAGTTTAAACGTATGGTTGAAAAAAGCGGTGCAGAAATACCAACCGGAATTTGCAAGGGATTGACTGATGAACAATTTGATACCATGATAAACGTAAGCCTTGGTATGAAACCTTTATGGGAAAACGCACTTGGTAAAAATTGGGAGCAGGTAATGACGCGACAAAAGCTTCGTGATTTATACGAGAAACTATAACAACGATAGCCGCTTTTGCGGCTTTTTTTCTTCTAGAAAATACCATAGCACCGCCACCATCTCAACATTCAAATCGTCTGTCCACTATCTTTAATCAATGCGTCCTCATAAATACATCAAACGGATTATTCAGCCCATTTTTACTACCGGCCGTACCAAAGAGATCCTTCATGTAAACCCAACCGTTCAACCCATTCGTGAAGAAGCCAAAGAGATCAAGATATTTATTTACAACTACGATGGCCGCCACCTGAACGAGATGCAGGCTGAAACACCGGAAGCGTGTTTTGATTTTAAAGACACGAACAATGTAAGCTGGATAAATATCGATGGCATACGTAAAAAGGATGTAGAACTTATTTGCAGAAAGTTTGGAGTACACAACCTGATAGTGGAAGATATTTTAAGTGTTGGGCAACGGCCAAAAACGGATGAGATAGAAGGCATCATGTTTTGCCTGCTAAACATGCTTTACTTCAACGATAGACATTGCTCGGTAGAGCAGGAGCAGATAAGCATAGTGTTGGGAAAGAACTTTGTGCTCACCTTCCAGGAAGATGCAAGCCGCGACGTATTTGATTCCCTTCGTGAAAAACTACGGTTATCGTCCAGCAAGATCAGGCACAGCGGTGCTGATTACCTCTGCTATTCATTGATAGATATGATCGTTGACCACTACTTTGTAGTGATGGAAAGCCTTGGCGAAAAGATTGAACAGCTGGAAGAAGAGATCATCAGAAATACCAACACCCGTTCGCTGGCAAAGATCAATAGCCTGAGAAAAGAACTGATAGTACTAAAACGAAACGTGTCACCGGTTCGCGACCTGGTGAATGGCTTTATAAAAAGTGAAAGCGAATTGCTGGAAGACCGCACTACAAAATATTTCAAGGATGTATACGACCATATAGTACAGGCTAATGACCTGGCGGAAAACTACCGCGATATGATGACGAGCCTGCAGGATCTGTACTTGAGTAAAGTGAACCTGAAGATGAATGAAGTAATGAAAGTGATGGCTGTAGTTACTTGCCTACTTGCACCGGCAACTGTTATAGGAGGAATCTTTGGAATGAACTTCGACATCATACCCTATGCACATAATCAATGGGGTTTTCATGTTACAGTAGGATTCATGCTACTGGTGCCTGTGATGATGTTATTCATCTTCAAAAGACGCGGCTGGTTCTAATTACAGTTGATTATATAAACAACAAGCATACTTACTTTATAAAACAGTAAGATCTCGTAATAGATAAGCTGAAGATATCGTTACCTGAATCTACTGTAAGCCAACGTAAGCAGGTCTTTTTTCCATTTAAGAAAGCGAAGGCGAAGACGAATATCATTAAGCACTGTAGCGCTTTGTTCTGTAGATAGCTGCATTTCCAACTGTTGTATTTCTTGCTGAAGAGCATCAAGTTGCTGTCCGTGCATACCCATACCTGTAGAAGGACTATTCATCTCCCAAAAATAGAGATCACCTCACACAGAAGAAGCCATGTTTATAAAATGGGAATAATTACAGGCTCGCCCGTACAATACACAGAACGACCGCTAAATATAAGCTGATGCAATAACCTAAACTGCCTTGTTCATTTCTTGGATGAACTGTACTTCTGTGATTTGTAGCGTTACTGTAGTGCCCATATTGGGTAAAGAAGATATGAACATGTCGCCGCCGGTATGCTTTAGATACTGACGTGTAAGGAATAAACCAGCGCCCGATCCTTTTTCATTTTTTGTACCCAAAGAAGAGGCTATAGGCGAATCATTTAAAATGGTATGAACCGTTTTTTTGTCCATTCCTTTTCCATCATCTGCTACTTTTATAAGTAGTGTATCCTTCTCTTTAAAGATCCAGATATTGATATTGCCGGAGGTGGTGTACTTGTTTGCGTTGTGAAGCAAATTATTCAGCACTAGTTGAAGTCCTATTCCATCTACATAAACATCTGTATCAATGTAGCAGCTTATAGAAACCAGGTTTTGCTTGGCTTCTATATCCTTTGCTTGTAGCGCTACAGTTTCGCGAACAAGCTCTTCTATGTTATAGAACTTCATGCGGCGGCTACTGCTATGAAGAAGTTGTGTGCCCAGGTACATAAGCTTTTCAACCGTGCATATCAATAGGTCTACCCGCTCCTGCGAGTCATCTACCAGGTGTGTAAGCTCTTCCCTGCTTAGCGCGCCCTGCTGAAACAAGCCCAGCAGTTGTTGAATATTGCTAAGAGGCGTTTTTATCTCATGCGCCAGCATCGAAAGCATCAACTTGTTGATTCCTTCTTTTGACTGTAATTCCCGCACTTCTTCCTGTGCCTGTTGAAAAGCTGCTCTTTGCTCCAGCAGTAGGTCTACCTGCTTACCTAGCAGTTGCAAGGCGTTTACCTGCTCCTCGCTTAGCTGGTGATGCTGCAAGTGAAACACGCACAAAGAACCAATGGTAGTACCCGCAGGTGATTTTATAGGAACACCTGCATAAAAGCGCAGGTGATGTTTTTTTACCAGCGGATTGTTGCTAAACAATTCATTGGTTTCTGGCTGGTCTACTATGTATATGTTTTGCCTGGAAGCAATGGTATGAATGCAAAAAGAATTTTCTACCGGTATGTTCTTAATTGCATTGGCAGTGCCTGCTTTTGTCCATTGCCTGTTTTTATCAATAAGTGTAATAGCACTGTCGCTGGTCTTACAGATCAGCGCGGCCATGTTCACTATATTTTGAAAAACTTCTTCATTTTCTGTATCCAGGATCTTTAATGAATAAAGTTCTTCCAGGTGCAATGGAGTCATTGTATGGGATTTTAGGGCAAATACAAAGCTACCGGCACTAACAGCCGTATGTTATTAAAATGAAGTAAAATCCGTTAAAAGATGATTAGTGCTTTTATGGGTGTTTCAGCCAGTTTTGGTGCTGGTTTTCTTTTTATTTTTCTTCACCAGGTTGAAAGAATCATCAATCATTTGCAGCACTTCTTTCCTGGGAATGGTACCATCTACAACCACTGTATTCCAGTGTTTCTTGTTCATGTGGTAACCGGGTATAACAGCTGCATACTGCTCCCGAAGCTCAAGCGCTTTTTGAGGATCGCATTTTACATTCACCCGGAGAGGGTGTTCATCGAGCGAAGCGAGTAAAAATATCTTCCCATCAACTTTAAAAACCAAAGTGTGCTCATCAAAAGGAAAACATTCCTCTGCACCTGGCTTCTGGATACAATATTCACGCAGCAGTTCTATATCCACCTGTACATAGTTTAAAGCAATTACCGCTTCTTGAAAATAGGCACTGTACTGCAAGGCTCGCCGTACATAATGCTTTTAACCACTGGTCTTAGTAATGAAGTGATAGCTACGTAAGCAGTTTCCGGGATAGGTACATCGCCACAACCTTTTACCACTACACGTTTGTCTGCATAATCCTCTGCTTGTACCTTACTGATATTTTGAAGAAGGACATTTTGTACCAGTTCTTTCCCGGTACCAAAAGCAACCTCTTTTGCCACCGGCTGTAAGTTGGAAGCTACCAACATATAGGCCCACATAGGAATGATGGCATCTGCAGAGCAGGTAACTGCTACATATTTATTGCGGTATTGCTCCCAGTCGTGCGACTGCAGCGATGCTCTGAAATCCTTCTCTTTCAAAATAAGACCCATGAACAAGTAGTCCTTAAGGTCAAATACAGTTATCTCGCCTTTTGGATAAAAGTCCTCCAGGTCTATTGTAGTAAGTGCACTTTCTGTTACCCTGTTTACTATCGGTTCCATACTACAAATTTACAACAGCAGCAGGTTTATTGGTGTTAAAAGGAAATGATCTGCACGCCAAGATTGTTGAATTGCGGAATTTCTCAACCAAACCTTTAGCAAATAAAAACGCCCCGCATGAGCGAGGCGTTTCACATATTTGAATTGATATTCTACTAGTAGAAATCAAACCTGTTATCAGTAACCTTAGCAGCTTTCTTAAGTGCTTCCATGCTACGGTAGCCACTCATTTGCTTGTACTGCATTTCCATTTGGCGGCGTGTATCTTCTACATTGATGCCAGTGTTTGCCTGTGCACCAACGCTTTCACCTCTTACTACGAATACTCCACTATTACCTGCAATTGGCTCGCTGATCTTTCCCTGGAGAGACTTGTTGAAAGCAGCACCTGTTACTTTTGGTTCATTACCAATCTGGGGAATGAAAGGCTGTGCGAAACTTACACTGTCAGCACGCTGCACTGTCTGACCAGCACCTTGTGCTATAGCTTCCAATGTAGCGCCACCTTTGAACTTGGTGTTGATAATCTGCTGTGCTTTCTTCTCGTTGATGATGAGAGGCTCAGCGCTAGGACGTGCACGGCTTACGCTCATCAATCCTTTTTCTGATACACCAGTAATAAGAGCTACTACATATTTCTCACCTACTTCAAAAGGCTCACTTACATCACCAGCCTTATTCTCGTAAATCCAACGTACCAGGCTGCGGTTTTCACCTAATCCCGGAACTGCATAATCATTAGGTTTTACGTCCATGATCTGTAGCGGCTGAAGACCTTGCTTGTTAGCATTCTCTTCAAATTGCTTTTTGTTGCGGCTTGAACCTGCAAACTGTGAAGCAACTGCACTTGCAGCATTGATCGTAGATTGACTTGCATCAATTGGCTTAGCCAGGTAAGCTACTTTGAAGGCTGGTTCAAAACCTTTTTGGTTCAATACTTCTATATAATGGTAACCACTGTAAGAAGCGTTTTCAACCTTCACAACTCTCTTGTCGCCGGTCTTGCCATAAAAAGCAACTTCAGCAAATTCCCTGCTCAATCCACCAAATTGAGTAGAAGAGAAATCATATTCACCTCTTGTTTCTTTACTTCCCTGGTCGTCGCTATACTGAACAACCATAGAGTTGAAATCGGCACCACCCTGGATCGCTCTTTGAATACTGTCGATACGTGCTTTTGCTATACTGTCAGAAAGTGTTTCTCTTCCTTGCTCGCCTGTCTTTACCAGGATATGTCTAACCTTAACGCTATCTGGCATTTGCCTGCGGTCAATCATTTTTGCCAACACAAAATTGTTAGCATCTATATATGGTCCGTAAACTTCACCATTAGCCAGGTTCCTGATTGCATCTGCATTTGACATTTGCATTTTAGAACCTTGTGTATAACCATCAAAAAATGGTATTTCGCTGGTTACCCTGTTTATGAATCCTTCATTGTCAGTAGTAGTAGCAAATTCATCGCGAAGTGTAGACAGTTGATTTAAGATAGCAGCAGTGTCTTCTGCGCTTGCAGTTGCATTGAAGCTCACGTATGAGATACTGCGGCTTGCTTCTTCTTGCTTGAATTGTTCTGGATGTTTATTGATGTATGCTTTTACATCGTCGTCAGAAACTTTGATGGCTGTATCAGCAATGCTTGAATAAGGAACAGCTACATAAGAGAAACTAGCAATAGCATTTTGATCTGCCACAGTTTTCTCAGCCATCCACTTTGGCACGTAAGCACTTTGGCTTAGCAGGGCCATATACTTCTGGCGTAATCCCTGGCTGATAGTAGGAAGTATATATACCTCCTGGAACATTTCCAGGTTAGGATTATTCTGTTGTTTTTTGATGTTGGCAAAGTATGCCTTTGCGTCATTTACTTTAAACTCGCCGGTTGCCGGGTCAGTAAATTCATTTTTAAGCCACTGCGGAGCATTTGGTCCAAACAATACGTCGTTCAGTTCTTTATCAGTGAATTGCAAACCCAGCTCATCGTACGCCTGCTTCATTACAATCTCATCAATGGTTTGCTCCCATACATTTCCAATCAGTTGTTCGCGTCGGGCCTGCTGGCCATACATGGTTTGCGCTACATTGATCTTTCTCTCAAACTCATTGTGGTCTATTTTCTCACCGTTCACCTTACCTACTACAGTGCTCCTGCTTCCCATTCCTGAGCCGCGCCCTACAAAGGCATCCATTAAGATGAACCCGATCAAACTAAGGGCAATAACCGCAATCACCACAGCAGCGTATTTATCCCTGATTTTTTGAATAACCGACATGTTGTTATATAGCTTTTTTTAGTGGATGGCAAAAATAGGGGAATATATGGTTTGAACAAATTGTGGAAAACGTGCCGAAAGCCTTGTTCTTCTTGGCTTGTATATATATTGGCACAATTCTTTTATGTTGAAAACTTGAATAATCGACATTTCCAAGAATATCTTGAATTTTTCTATCCACAGCCTCTTGTTTAAAAGCATGATTCTCTGTGGATATAGCTGGTTTTTGGCTTTCTGAATCGTGGAGACGTGGGGTCTAACTTCATTTTATTTTTCCGAAACCGGGGTAGTGGCCGGAACCGGAAGAAGTTATTCCACCTGCGCCTGCTGTTTTCAACTGCCCGCTGGAGTCTGTTTTTTTACAGCCCTTTCATTTTCCCCAACTGTTGGTAAACCTCTACAACACTTAATGATATGGTAATAGTAGCTGTGGATGGTATGTGAATATCAGTGGATAAAGCAGCATATTCTACATTTGCAAATAATAATTTTAGAAGTTATCCCGCTATTAACAGCCGTAATAGTAGTAGGGGTTTATATAAATAAGTGTATTTAAATACTATTACCTGAATTATGAACATCGAAGCAGCAAAAAATAAAGTAATCGAAAACGGTTTTTTGGATGTGGAAGTTGACGTTCATTTAGACCTGTTTTCGGAGATCGAAAGATTGAAGAAAGAAAAGAATGCAATTGTGCTTGCGCACTATTACCAGGAGCCTGACATACAGGATGTGGCAGATTATATTGGGGATAGCCTGGGGTTGGCTCAAAAAGCGCAATCCACAGATGCGGACATGATCGTGTTTGCCGGCGTTCACTTTATGGCCGAAACAGCCAAGATCCTGAACCCGACCAAGAAAGTTGTATTGCCCGACCTGAAAGCAGGTTGTTCGCTGGCTGACAGTGCACCAGCTAACCTATTTCGTGCTTTCAAAGAAAAGCACCCGGACCATATTGTTGTCAGCTACATCAACTGCACTGCAGATATCAAAGAATTGAGCGATATCATTTGTACCAGCGGAAATGCAGAAGCGATCATCAACAGCATACCTAAAGAGCAGAAGATCATTTTTGCACCAGACAAAAACCTGGGTGCTTACCTGAGCAAAAAGTTAGGAAGGGAGATGTTGCTGTGGAATGGTGCTTGTATGGTTCACGAGATCTTTAGCATGGAGAAGATCGTAAAACTAAAAGTTCGTCATCCAAATGCTAAGGTGCTTGCACACCCTGAATGTGAAGAACCGGTATTGCGTATAGCTGATTTTATTGGAAGCACCACGCAAATACTGAAATACTCAAAGACAGATCCTGCCACTGAATTTATTGTAGCTACTGAAACCGGTATACTACACCAGATGCAGAAAGACTCTCCTCATAAGACTTTCATACCG from Aridibaculum aurantiacum includes:
- a CDS encoding peptidylprolyl isomerase, which produces MSVIQKIRDKYAAVVIAVIALSLIGFILMDAFVGRGSGMGSRSTVVGKVNGEKIDHNEFERKINVAQTMYGQQARREQLIGNVWEQTIDEIVMKQAYDELGLQFTDKELNDVLFGPNAPQWLKNEFTDPATGEFKVNDAKAYFANIKKQQNNPNLEMFQEVYILPTISQGLRQKYMALLSQSAYVPKWMAEKTVADQNAIASFSYVAVPYSSIADTAIKVSDDDVKAYINKHPEQFKQEEASRSISYVSFNATASAEDTAAILNQLSTLRDEFATTTDNEGFINRVTSEIPFFDGYTQGSKMQMSNADAIRNLANGEVYGPYIDANNFVLAKMIDRRQMPDSVKVRHILVKTGEQGRETLSDSIAKARIDSIQRAIQGGADFNSMVVQYSDDQGSKETRGEYDFSSTQFGGLSREFAEVAFYGKTGDKRVVKVENASYSGYHYIEVLNQKGFEPAFKVAYLAKPIDASQSTINAASAVASQFAGSSRNKKQFEENANKQGLQPLQIMDVKPNDYAVPGLGENRSLVRWIYENKAGDVSEPFEVGEKYVVALITGVSEKGLMSVSRARPSAEPLIINEKKAQQIINTKFKGGATLEAIAQGAGQTVQRADSVSFAQPFIPQIGNEPKVTGAAFNKSLQGKISEPIAGNSGVFVVRGESVGAQANTGINVEDTRRQMEMQYKQMSGYRSMEALKKAAKVTDNRFDFY
- the dnaN gene encoding DNA polymerase III subunit beta, encoding MKFIVSSSSLLKHLQQINGVINANTVLPILEDFLFEIEDRKLTIVATDLETVMSVQMDVESKSNGRVCIPAKILIDSLKNIADQPLTFNIDKNFAVELTSDNGKYKVMGENPDNFPKAPTADDTTPFTMPSGALVTAINKTLFAVSNDDLRPAMTGVFFELSKDYIQFVATDAHRLVRYKRLDVKCPKNENFIVPKKPLNLLKNALPDNDDELTVSYNSNHLFVSHGTTQLICRLIDARFPDYKVVIPTDNPYKLVVGKGDFQSALRRVSVFSNKSTNQVALTISGSELQMAAQDVDFSFEGNERMNCQYDGEDLQIAFNARFLIEMLNAAETDEVKVELATSTKAGIIKPTSSEDNEDLLMLVMPLMLNN
- the kdsB gene encoding 3-deoxy-manno-octulosonate cytidylyltransferase, with translation MNRGSTIAVIPARYAATRFPAKLMQQLGNKSVIRHTYDNTKATGLFDEVFVATDSDIIYNEITSNGGKAVMSIKQHESGSDRIAEAVADMDVDIVVNVQGDEPFVQKEPLQKLLEVFEGEEGQDVQVASLMQVLTEQKLINDPNYVKVAVDNKMNALFFSRSVIPYSRSSEGSIIYYEHIGVYAFRKQALLNFTNWPMTPLESAEKIECLRYLENGVRMKMIVTEYMGVEIDTPEDLERAAKLL
- a CDS encoding DUF2480 family protein, translated to MEPIVNRVTESALTTIDLEDFYPKGEITVFDLKDYLFMGLILKEKDFRASLQSHDWEQYRNKYVAVTCSADAIIPMWAYMLVASNLQPVAKEVAFGTGKELVQNVLLQNISKVQAEDYADKRVVVKGCGDVPIPETAYVAITSLLRPVVKSIMYGEPCSTVPIFKKR
- a CDS encoding MmcQ/YjbR family DNA-binding protein, translating into MDIELLREYCIQKPGAEECFPFDEHTLVFKVDGKIFLLASLDEHPLRVNVKCDPQKALELREQYAAVIPGYHMNKKHWNTVVVDGTIPRKEVLQMIDDSFNLVKKNKKKTSTKTG
- a CDS encoding iron-containing alcohol dehydrogenase family protein, whose amino-acid sequence is MSSFRNFKMIGYVVFGRGSFNQLNDILKPHRKDNRPMVFLVDNYFENGANGLVKRIPVQENDKVIFADVTYEPKTTYVDSIAQQLKDEYGTVSGVIGIGGGSTLDLAKAVSLMMTNPGSSADYQGWDLVQKAGVYKAGIPTLSGTGAEVSRTTVLTGPTRKLGMNSDFTPFDQIVLDPELIANAPVNQRFYTGMDCYIHCIESLQGTYLNEFSKSYGEKALELCRKVFLEKDTWDEESDDKLMMASYAGGMSIAYSQVGVAHAVSYGLSYLLGTKHGIGNCIVMNQLEEYYPEGVAEFKRMVEKSGAEIPTGICKGLTDEQFDTMINVSLGMKPLWENALGKNWEQVMTRQKLRDLYEKL
- a CDS encoding GAF domain-containing sensor histidine kinase is translated as MTPLHLEELYSLKILDTENEEVFQNIVNMAALICKTSDSAITLIDKNRQWTKAGTANAIKNIPVENSFCIHTIASRQNIYIVDQPETNELFSNNPLVKKHHLRFYAGVPIKSPAGTTIGSLCVFHLQHHQLSEEQVNALQLLGKQVDLLLEQRAAFQQAQEEVRELQSKEGINKLMLSMLAHEIKTPLSNIQQLLGLFQQGALSREELTHLVDDSQERVDLLICTVEKLMYLGTQLLHSSSRRMKFYNIEELVRETVALQAKDIEAKQNLVSISCYIDTDVYVDGIGLQLVLNNLLHNANKYTTSGNINIWIFKEKDTLLIKVADDGKGMDKKTVHTILNDSPIASSLGTKNEKGSGAGLFLTRQYLKHTGGDMFISSLPNMGTTVTLQITEVQFIQEMNKAV
- the corA gene encoding magnesium/cobalt transporter CorA → MRPHKYIKRIIQPIFTTGRTKEILHVNPTVQPIREEAKEIKIFIYNYDGRHLNEMQAETPEACFDFKDTNNVSWINIDGIRKKDVELICRKFGVHNLIVEDILSVGQRPKTDEIEGIMFCLLNMLYFNDRHCSVEQEQISIVLGKNFVLTFQEDASRDVFDSLREKLRLSSSKIRHSGADYLCYSLIDMIVDHYFVVMESLGEKIEQLEEEIIRNTNTRSLAKINSLRKELIVLKRNVSPVRDLVNGFIKSESELLEDRTTKYFKDVYDHIVQANDLAENYRDMMTSLQDLYLSKVNLKMNEVMKVMAVVTCLLAPATVIGGIFGMNFDIIPYAHNQWGFHVTVGFMLLVPVMMLFIFKRRGWF
- a CDS encoding sterol desaturase family protein, which gives rise to MFENIIDHFQTLEQRPLERMAFIVGGLLIFWIIEGAIPLVKLQYKRNKWKHASINFGFTVIHLVIHTFLAIIIVLMSDWCKANGFGLVYWTNASVLGAILISFLVLDLFGGWLVHITQHKIFHLWRFHVVHHADNNVDVTTGLRHHPIESVLRGIFFFMGILVSGAPMYAVMIFQTLLVLATAFTHANIRLPRWIDNSLSYVFVSPNMHKVHHHYMQPYTDSNYGAVLSIWDRLFGTYRKLDPKDIKYGLDRYYPNEKDEDFKMLLFHPFKNQDLKD